One region of Salvia miltiorrhiza cultivar Shanhuang (shh) chromosome 3, IMPLAD_Smil_shh, whole genome shotgun sequence genomic DNA includes:
- the LOC131018423 gene encoding protein FAR1-RELATED SEQUENCE 5-like, translated as MGSCYKITDFCEGHTHSMVPLPARDLMQSNRNLDEFQQRFIIYGLKANIGPMSSFRMFREIMGSYDRIGCKGNDFKNFARDLKVHSKGSNAHMLLESFTNKQDLGNGFRFFHDVDEENKLCRIIWADQTSIKNFSLFGEVVSYDATYNTNKHKLIFTPFTGKDNHGKCVSFGAALISHEDTESYSWVLDRFVQIMGHAPQIIITDQDLGLKGAVASCWKETRHMFCMWHINIKVAEKLPQRLREDTSFKSTYDSIVLTDNDDVDLWFTDMFEDRSMWIPAYFREVPMSGLFRTISMSKSENSYFKRFLNKTSDLVLLYTNYCSGLDTQRYNYKQATHVDETRTPRMVTNLPIERNASVVYTNTVFKHVHDEIDHASKACGIHNMYSEGNDTIYEVNDNVDGVFLVCNVKDEDELSYTCHLFIRKVFLKSTLLCSDASLAFYAQMNHMRYSQAVSESIAHVNGNEELYEQLYNNLVEVRDKFAKIGATGTPACSKTRLFNEIYGSAPTESHQVYFLLT; from the exons GATGAATTTCAACAAAGGTTCATAATTTATGGTCTAAAGGCTAACATTGGTCCAATGAGTTCATTCCGTATGTTCAGAGAGATTATGGGCAGTTACGATCGTATTGGATGCAAAGGTAATGATTTCAAGAATTTTGCCAGGGACTTGAAAGTGCATTCTAAAGGATCCAATGCACATATGTTGTTGGAATCATTTACCAATAAGCAGGATCTTGGAAACGGTTTTAGGTTCTTTCATGACGTAGATGAAGAGAATAAATTGTGTCGAATAATTTGGGCTGATCAAACTTCGATAAAGAATTTCAGCTTGTTTGGAGAGGTTGTCTCATATGATGCTACTTATAATACTAACAA GCACAAGTTGATTTTTACTCCATTCACAGGTAAAGATAATCATGGAAAATGTGTTTCCTTTGGTGCAGCGTTAATATCCCATGAGGACACGGAGTCGTATTCTTGGGTTTTGGATCGGTTTGTTCAAATCATGGGCCATGCACCTCAGATCATAATCACGGACCAAGACCTAGGCCTCAAAGGAGCTGTTGCATCTTGTTGGAAAGAAACTCGTCACATGTTTTGCATGTGGCACATAAATATTAAAGTTGCTGAGAAATTGCCTCAAAGATTGAGAGAAGACACTTCTTTCAAGTCTACTTATGATAGTATTGTCTTGACAGACAATGATGATGTTGATCT ATGGTTCACTGACATGTTCGAAGATAGGTCAATGTGGATCCCTGCATATTTTAGAGAAGTACCTATGAGCGGCTTATTTCGTACCATTTCAATGTCTAAAAGCGAGAACAGCTATTTCAAACGATTTCTGAACAAAACATCTGATCTTGTTTTACTTTATACCAACTACTGTAGTGGTCTAGATACACAGAGGTACAACTACAAACAGGCAACTCATGTCGACGAGACACGTACGCCTAGGATGGTCACAAACTTACCAATTGAAAGGAACGCATCTGTTGTGTACACTAATACTGTTTTCAAACATGTACATGATGAAATAGATCATGCAAGCAAGGCTTGTGGAATACATAACATGTACTCTGAAGGCAACGACACAATCTATGAGGTTAACGACAACGTAGATGGTGTCTTCTTGGTTTGCAATGTGAAAGATGAGGATGAATTGTCCTACACCTGCCATTTGTTCATTAGGAAAG TATTCCTCAAAAGTACATTGTTGTGCAGTGATGCAAGTTTAGCATTTTATGCCCAAATGAATCATATGAGGTACAGCCAA GCCGTCAGCGAGTCAATTGCTCATGTGAATGGCAATGAAGAGCTATATGAGCAATTATACAATAATCTCGTTGAAGTTCGAGATAAGTTTGCAAAGATTGGAGCAACAGGCACACCTGCATGCTCAAAGACTAGGTTGTTTAATGAAATCTATGGTTCTGCTCCTACAGAGAGTCACCAAGTGTACTTCCTCCTCACATAG